The following proteins come from a genomic window of Microbacterium sp. JZ31:
- a CDS encoding substrate-binding domain-containing protein, giving the protein MRRSAKIAITSVALVGLCALAGCTTDPSVAPPDPSAGQTEDGGSPEGGGTNEWFDQELFDTQMAQRDVAPEGPEDEPYLQHIEAEMVDTAEYASTGPKKACFANASISNPWRQTGWITMNQQLEVLQEEGVISEMETRDAQDSDDTQIADIDYFIAEGGCDIFIISPNSTAALTPAVERACDTGKPVIVFDRGVETDCPVTFIHPIGGFAWGIDTAQFLIDNLEEGDKVVGLRILPGVDVLEQRWAAAEHLFQEAGIEAVDHFTGADPAEIKSFISDELAKGDVHGIWMDAGDGAVAAIEAFEDAGVDYPVMTGEDEMSFLRKWKETGLTGLAPVYSNFQWRTPLLAAQKIFAGEEIPKEWVLPQKPIEEGELDQWLEANEGMPDGHYAKFGGENLPGYPEVWQERQIP; this is encoded by the coding sequence ATGCGACGATCAGCGAAGATCGCCATCACATCGGTGGCGCTCGTCGGTCTCTGTGCCCTTGCAGGGTGCACGACCGATCCCAGCGTGGCTCCGCCGGACCCGTCCGCGGGGCAGACCGAGGACGGCGGGAGCCCCGAGGGCGGCGGGACGAACGAATGGTTCGACCAGGAGCTCTTCGACACCCAGATGGCGCAGCGCGATGTCGCGCCGGAGGGCCCGGAGGACGAGCCCTATCTGCAGCACATCGAGGCCGAGATGGTCGACACGGCGGAGTATGCGAGCACGGGGCCGAAGAAGGCCTGCTTCGCGAACGCATCGATCTCGAACCCGTGGCGGCAGACCGGCTGGATCACGATGAACCAGCAGCTGGAGGTGCTGCAGGAAGAGGGCGTCATCAGTGAGATGGAGACGCGCGACGCGCAGGACTCCGACGACACGCAGATTGCCGACATCGACTACTTCATCGCCGAGGGCGGCTGCGACATCTTCATCATCTCGCCGAACAGCACCGCGGCGTTGACCCCGGCCGTCGAGCGCGCGTGCGACACCGGCAAACCGGTCATCGTCTTCGACCGCGGCGTCGAGACCGATTGCCCGGTCACGTTCATCCATCCGATCGGCGGCTTCGCGTGGGGCATCGACACGGCGCAGTTCCTCATCGACAACCTCGAGGAGGGCGACAAGGTCGTCGGCCTGCGGATCCTGCCGGGTGTGGACGTGCTCGAGCAGCGCTGGGCCGCCGCCGAGCACCTGTTCCAGGAGGCGGGCATCGAAGCGGTCGACCACTTCACCGGGGCCGACCCGGCAGAGATCAAGAGCTTCATCAGCGACGAGCTCGCGAAGGGCGATGTGCACGGCATCTGGATGGATGCCGGCGACGGTGCCGTCGCGGCGATCGAGGCGTTCGAGGACGCCGGCGTGGACTACCCGGTCATGACGGGTGAGGACGAGATGAGCTTCCTGCGCAAGTGGAAGGAGACGGGCCTGACCGGTCTCGCGCCGGTGTACTCGAACTTCCAGTGGCGCACCCCGCTGCTGGCGGCGCAGAAGATCTTCGCCGGTGAGGAGATCCCGAAGGAGTGGGTGCTGCCGCAGAAGCCGATCGAAGAGGGCGAGCTCGATCAGTGGCTCGAGGCGAACGAGGGCATGCCCGACGGTCACTACGCCAAGTTCGGCGGAGAGAATCTCCCGGGCTATCCCGAGGTCTGGCAGGAGCGCCAGATCCCGTAA
- a CDS encoding sugar phosphate isomerase/epimerase family protein: protein MKRTIGVNTWVWTSPLTDDSLAQLAPRVAAMGFGAVELPLENAGDWDPARTRDLLDRLGLAPVVVGAMGPGRSLVDGAGDVPATQEYLRTCMAAARGIGASVVAGPFYAPTGVTWRMTSQERAEVSAQLRRSLRPLVDEAAEAGLMLAVEPLNRYETSVINTVEQGLDALDPLLGSGLGLALDTYHLNIEEKRPDTAIRAAAGHIAHVQVCGSDRGAVGDDHTDWPGIMDALDDVAYGGILGLESFTGENATIAVAASVWRPLASSQDALAERSLAYLDALQSQR, encoded by the coding sequence ATGAAGCGCACGATCGGCGTCAACACCTGGGTGTGGACATCGCCGTTGACGGATGACTCGCTGGCCCAGCTCGCGCCACGGGTCGCGGCCATGGGCTTCGGCGCCGTCGAGCTGCCGCTCGAGAACGCGGGAGACTGGGACCCGGCCCGCACGCGCGATCTGCTCGACCGCCTGGGCCTCGCGCCCGTCGTGGTGGGGGCGATGGGCCCCGGCCGCTCGCTCGTCGACGGCGCCGGCGACGTGCCCGCCACGCAGGAGTACCTGCGCACGTGCATGGCGGCCGCGCGGGGGATCGGGGCATCCGTCGTCGCGGGCCCGTTCTACGCTCCGACCGGCGTGACGTGGCGCATGACGTCGCAGGAGCGGGCCGAGGTCTCGGCGCAGCTGCGCCGCAGCCTCCGCCCGCTTGTGGACGAGGCGGCGGAGGCCGGGCTGATGCTCGCGGTCGAGCCGCTCAACCGTTACGAGACGAGCGTCATCAACACCGTCGAGCAGGGGCTCGACGCCCTCGATCCGCTCCTCGGATCGGGACTGGGGCTCGCCCTCGACACGTACCACCTCAACATCGAGGAGAAGAGGCCGGACACCGCGATCCGCGCGGCCGCCGGGCACATCGCCCACGTGCAGGTCTGCGGCAGCGACCGCGGCGCGGTCGGCGACGACCACACGGATTGGCCGGGCATCATGGACGCCCTCGACGACGTCGCCTACGGCGGCATCCTCGGCCTCGAGAGCTTCACGGGGGAGAACGCCACCATCGCCGTCGCGGCGTCGGTGTGGCGTCCGCTCGCCTCATCGCAGGATGCGCTCGCCGAGCGCTCCCTCGCGTACCTCGATGCGCTCCAGTCGCAGCGCTGA
- a CDS encoding acylphosphatase — MRHVHVIVRGRVQGVGYRYALREQARRLGIAGWVRNRRRDAVEAVLVGDAGAVDAALTWMEHGPPGATVDSLETSGGAAFAVPPDGGFEIRHSA; from the coding sequence ATGAGGCATGTGCACGTGATCGTCCGCGGGCGCGTGCAGGGCGTGGGCTACCGCTACGCGCTGCGCGAGCAGGCGCGGCGGCTCGGGATCGCGGGCTGGGTGCGCAACCGGCGACGCGACGCGGTCGAAGCCGTCCTGGTCGGCGACGCGGGCGCCGTCGACGCCGCGCTGACGTGGATGGAGCACGGCCCGCCCGGCGCGACGGTCGACTCGCTCGAGACGTCGGGAGGCGCGGCCTTCGCCGTGCCGCCGGACGGCGGGTTCGAGATCCGGCACAGCGCCTGA
- a CDS encoding LysE/ArgO family amino acid transporter encodes MLTAFAAGLGLCLSLIIAPGAQNVFLLRMGVKRQHVIALAVTCLVSDAIMITAGVAGFGVVVRHLPWIFELVRWGGVIFLAVYGLSAAWRAVRPQEQSIVVDAPATVPEQPSGGGVATLVRTAQTAPSRTLVPAVLSCLAITWLNPHAYLDTVFLVGSVSAGYDDLRWVFGAGAVVGSAIWFTLMTVTARFAARWLRSPRAWRILDAFIAVAMLALACGLAVA; translated from the coding sequence GTGCTCACCGCTTTCGCCGCCGGCCTCGGCCTCTGCCTCTCGCTGATCATCGCGCCCGGCGCGCAGAACGTCTTCCTGCTGCGTATGGGCGTGAAGCGCCAGCACGTCATCGCGCTCGCCGTGACGTGCCTCGTGAGCGACGCGATCATGATCACGGCCGGCGTCGCGGGCTTCGGCGTCGTGGTCCGGCATCTGCCGTGGATCTTCGAGCTCGTGCGGTGGGGCGGCGTCATCTTCCTCGCCGTCTACGGGCTCTCGGCCGCGTGGCGTGCGGTGCGCCCGCAGGAGCAGTCGATCGTCGTGGACGCGCCGGCCACCGTGCCGGAGCAGCCGTCGGGCGGAGGGGTCGCGACGCTCGTGCGCACGGCGCAGACCGCACCCTCGCGCACCCTCGTCCCGGCGGTCCTGTCGTGCCTGGCGATCACCTGGCTCAACCCCCACGCGTACCTCGACACCGTGTTCCTCGTGGGCTCCGTGTCGGCCGGCTACGACGACCTCCGCTGGGTGTTCGGCGCGGGGGCGGTCGTCGGCAGCGCGATCTGGTTCACGCTCATGACCGTGACGGCGCGCTTCGCCGCCCGCTGGCTGCGCTCCCCGCGCGCCTGGCGCATCCTGGACGCCTTCATCGCCGTCGCGATGCTCGCACTGGCGTGCGGGCTGGCCGTGGCCTGA
- a CDS encoding LysR family transcriptional regulator ArgP, which translates to MWIAPDLATTVAAIVDEGSLDGAARRLRITPSAVSQRLRALEGQLGRVLVVRSKPARATEAGAVVVRLARQYALLGHDAGVELGLEGPGRMHVPIAVNSDSLATWFLPALQPVIRAHEISLELHRDDQDRTAGLLEAGTVTAAVTSQRDPIAGCVVTGLGATIYHPVASPAFAERWFPAGSTLDALAAAPVVDYDRSDDLQTEWLVERGVDPSRPPRHYVPASEDYATAVRLGFGWGLLPLMQAQASLDAGRLVRLDGPRIRVPLYWQQWNLRSPLLSDIREAVVAAARAALEQD; encoded by the coding sequence ATGTGGATCGCCCCGGATCTTGCCACGACGGTCGCGGCCATCGTCGACGAGGGCAGTCTCGACGGGGCCGCTCGCCGGCTGCGCATCACGCCGTCGGCGGTCAGCCAGCGCCTGCGCGCGCTCGAGGGGCAGCTCGGACGGGTGCTCGTCGTGCGGTCGAAACCGGCCAGGGCGACGGAGGCCGGGGCGGTGGTCGTCCGGCTCGCGCGCCAGTACGCGCTGCTCGGACACGATGCGGGCGTGGAGCTCGGGCTCGAAGGCCCCGGACGGATGCACGTGCCGATCGCGGTCAACTCCGACTCGCTCGCGACGTGGTTCCTGCCCGCGCTGCAGCCCGTGATCCGGGCGCACGAGATCTCGCTCGAGCTGCATCGGGACGATCAGGATCGCACCGCCGGACTGCTGGAGGCCGGGACCGTCACCGCGGCCGTGACCTCGCAGCGCGACCCGATCGCCGGCTGCGTCGTCACCGGCCTCGGTGCGACGATCTATCACCCCGTCGCGTCACCGGCCTTCGCCGAGCGCTGGTTCCCGGCAGGTTCGACGCTCGACGCGCTCGCGGCGGCGCCGGTCGTCGACTACGACCGCAGCGACGACCTGCAGACGGAGTGGCTCGTCGAGCGCGGGGTCGATCCCTCACGCCCGCCGCGGCACTACGTGCCGGCGTCCGAGGACTACGCCACGGCCGTGCGCCTCGGGTTCGGCTGGGGACTGCTCCCGCTCATGCAGGCGCAGGCGTCGCTCGACGCCGGGCGCCTCGTGCGCCTGGACGGCCCCCGTATCCGCGTTCCGCTGTACTGGCAGCAGTGGAACCTGCGCTCGCCCCTGCTGTCCGACATCCGCGAGGCGGTCGTCGCCGCGGCCCGGGCCGCGCTCGAGCAGGACTAG
- a CDS encoding NADP-dependent oxidoreductase gives MRFRLPRSATTRNGSVVAEREAVAAPPEHMRAVVFDAPGAPDALRTETVAVPSRVMDEVLVRVVAAGVNPIDAKTRAGRGVSRGIGAYPAVPGFDFSGIVVASPFEAHPLPPGTPVYGMAAVPRTSGSYAEYVVAPSSALATKPQSLSHVEAAAVPLAALAAWQLVVETALAHEGQRILIHAGSGGVGHFAVQFAAYFGAHVTATCSAANAPWLRELGAQVVIDYTTTRFEDVVSDVDVVIDLVGDAHAQTGPRSLRVLRPGGLLVVVPTGVWPAYAEAAATAGVRATAFTVTPDGTALGTIARLLDSGAIQVYVEKVFELDDAATAHRQLEEGHTRGKLVLRVSDG, from the coding sequence ATGAGATTCCGCTTGCCGAGGTCCGCGACGACGAGGAACGGATCCGTCGTCGCCGAACGGGAGGCCGTCGCCGCGCCACCCGAGCACATGCGCGCGGTCGTGTTCGACGCCCCGGGCGCCCCGGATGCGCTGCGGACCGAGACGGTCGCGGTGCCGAGCCGCGTCATGGACGAGGTGCTGGTGCGTGTCGTCGCGGCGGGCGTGAACCCGATCGACGCCAAGACGCGCGCCGGACGCGGCGTCTCACGCGGGATCGGCGCGTACCCGGCGGTGCCGGGGTTCGACTTCTCCGGCATCGTCGTGGCGTCGCCGTTCGAGGCTCATCCGCTGCCGCCGGGCACGCCCGTCTACGGCATGGCGGCGGTCCCGCGCACGTCGGGCAGCTACGCCGAGTACGTGGTCGCGCCGTCGAGCGCGCTCGCGACCAAGCCGCAGTCGCTGTCGCACGTCGAGGCGGCGGCGGTGCCGCTCGCCGCCCTGGCGGCGTGGCAGCTCGTGGTCGAGACCGCGCTCGCGCACGAGGGGCAGCGCATCCTGATCCACGCCGGATCGGGCGGCGTGGGCCACTTCGCCGTGCAGTTCGCCGCCTACTTCGGCGCGCACGTGACCGCGACCTGCTCGGCGGCGAACGCGCCCTGGCTGCGGGAGCTCGGCGCCCAGGTCGTGATCGACTACACGACCACCCGGTTCGAGGACGTCGTGAGCGACGTCGACGTGGTGATCGACCTGGTCGGCGACGCGCACGCGCAGACCGGTCCCCGGTCGCTGCGCGTGCTGCGCCCGGGTGGGCTGCTCGTCGTGGTGCCCACGGGCGTCTGGCCCGCGTACGCCGAGGCCGCGGCCACGGCGGGCGTGCGCGCCACCGCGTTCACCGTCACCCCCGACGGCACGGCGCTCGGCACGATCGCACGTCTGCTCGACTCGGGGGCGATCCAGGTCTACGTCGAGAAGGTCTTCGAGCTCGACGACGCGGCGACCGCCCACCGTCAGCTCGAGGAGGGGCACACGCGCGGCAAGCTCGTGCTGCGCGTCTCGGACGGCTAG
- a CDS encoding YqaJ viral recombinase family protein yields MTPELQTRILADSRDRVAWLRARARGITATDVAALTASERSITRAADQKLMGSRFSGNSYTDHGRRREPQIAAWVAATHGIQPSSALFHAVVERRHLATPDGIGVDTHGRVSLAEIKTTNKSWRSIPRNYLRQVWWQQHVLGAERTLFVWEEHRDFQPLHDEPKCTWIERDDREIAQLVRLATRLIDELYQRTTGQTVPRPAATPASNRERLRERDMFRALALSD; encoded by the coding sequence GTGACCCCCGAACTGCAGACCCGGATCCTCGCGGATTCCCGAGATCGGGTCGCCTGGCTGCGAGCCAGGGCGCGGGGGATCACGGCCACGGACGTCGCCGCGCTGACCGCGAGCGAGCGGTCGATCACCCGTGCTGCCGATCAGAAGCTCATGGGGTCGCGCTTCTCGGGCAACTCCTACACCGACCACGGGCGACGGCGCGAGCCGCAGATCGCCGCGTGGGTCGCCGCGACGCACGGGATCCAGCCGTCCAGTGCGCTGTTCCATGCGGTCGTCGAGAGGCGGCATCTGGCCACGCCCGACGGCATCGGCGTCGACACCCACGGCCGGGTCTCGCTCGCCGAGATCAAGACCACCAACAAGTCGTGGCGTTCGATCCCGCGCAACTACCTGCGCCAGGTGTGGTGGCAGCAGCACGTCCTGGGGGCCGAGCGCACGCTGTTCGTGTGGGAGGAGCATCGGGACTTCCAGCCCCTGCACGACGAGCCGAAGTGCACCTGGATCGAGCGCGACGACCGCGAGATCGCCCAGCTCGTGCGCCTCGCCACGCGTCTGATCGACGAGCTCTACCAGCGCACGACCGGCCAGACGGTGCCCCGACCCGCCGCGACGCCGGCGTCGAACCGCGAGCGGCTGCGCGAGCGCGACATGTTCCGGGCGCTGGCCCTTTCCGACTGA
- the rplJ gene encoding 50S ribosomal protein L10 — protein sequence MAQKEASVAELTKSFENSSAVLLTEYRGLTVAQLKELRTTIRQDAEFAVVKNTLTKIAANNVGISALDDELKGPSAIAFVHGDPVAVAKGLRAFAKAHPLLVIKGGYFDGKPLSAEEVGKLADLESREVLLAKAAGMFKASMAKAAALFQAPLSKTVRTVEALREKQETAA from the coding sequence ATGGCGCAGAAGGAAGCATCGGTCGCCGAGCTCACGAAGTCTTTCGAGAACTCGAGCGCCGTCCTGCTGACCGAGTACCGCGGTCTGACGGTTGCCCAGCTCAAGGAGCTGCGCACCACCATCCGTCAGGACGCGGAGTTCGCCGTGGTGAAGAACACGCTGACCAAGATCGCCGCGAACAACGTGGGGATCTCGGCGCTGGACGACGAGCTCAAGGGCCCGTCCGCCATCGCCTTCGTGCACGGTGACCCGGTCGCCGTCGCCAAGGGTCTTCGTGCCTTCGCCAAGGCACACCCTCTTCTGGTGATCAAGGGCGGCTACTTCGATGGCAAGCCCCTGAGCGCCGAAGAGGTCGGCAAGCTCGCCGACCTCGAGAGCCGTGAGGTCCTGCTCGCCAAGGCGGCCGGGATGTTCAAGGCCTCGATGGCGAAGGCTGCCGCCCTCTTCCAGGCACCGCTGTCGAAGACCGTCCGCACGGTCGAGGCGCTGCGCGAGAAGCAGGAGACCGCGGCCTGA
- the rplL gene encoding 50S ribosomal protein L7/L12: MAKLSTDELLDAFKELTLIELSEFVKAFEETFDVTAAAPVAVAAAGGGAAAPAEEVEEKDSFDVVLEAAGDKKIQVIKVVRELTSLGLGEAKAVVDGAPKAVLEGANKETADKAKEALEAAGATVTLK, from the coding sequence ATGGCGAAGCTCAGCACCGACGAGCTGCTCGACGCGTTCAAGGAGCTCACGCTCATCGAGCTCAGCGAGTTCGTGAAGGCCTTCGAGGAGACCTTCGACGTCACCGCCGCCGCCCCCGTCGCGGTTGCCGCCGCCGGTGGTGGCGCTGCCGCCCCCGCCGAGGAGGTCGAGGAGAAGGACTCGTTCGACGTCGTCCTCGAGGCCGCCGGCGACAAGAAGATCCAGGTCATCAAGGTCGTCCGCGAGCTCACCTCGCTCGGCCTCGGCGAGGCCAAGGCCGTCGTCGACGGTGCCCCCAAGGCCGTGCTCGAGGGCGCGAACAAGGAGACCGCCGACAAGGCGAAGGAGGCCCTCGAGGCCGCCGGCGCCACGGTGACCCTCAAGTAA
- a CDS encoding ABC transporter substrate-binding protein, producing MSTATRKRLVLSTTGLGITVLALAGCTGGPGVSGGGGGGGGETEGGSSEVTVYGTIVDAEAELLEQSWADWEEENGIDIVYEGSQEFEAQIAVRAQGGNPPDLAIFPQPGLLADMASRGYLLEAPEGVVTNLRENWTEDWERYASYDGTVYGAPLMASVKGWIWYQPSVFEENGYEIPTDWQGLLDLTAQMREDTGSAPWCAGFGSDAATGWPGTDWIEDLVLRASGPDVYDQWVANEVPFTDPQIRSAFDETAKILLNPDYVNAGFGDVASIGTTPFGDVANALVSGDCMLTHQASFLDGFIVDAGGEVSEDGDVWAFMLPPFEAGAEGEVVTGGGEIVGAFSDDEAVVKVQEYLSSPEWANSRVSLGGVISANKGLDPANAQSAILQAAIEILQSEETTFRFDGSDLMPSAVGTGSFWQGMRDWVNGASTDQVLEQIESGWPAE from the coding sequence ATGTCGACTGCAACGCGGAAGAGGCTCGTCCTCTCCACCACCGGTCTCGGGATCACCGTGCTCGCGCTCGCGGGCTGCACGGGCGGCCCCGGCGTGAGCGGCGGCGGTGGCGGTGGCGGGGGCGAGACCGAGGGTGGATCCTCGGAGGTCACGGTCTACGGCACCATCGTCGACGCCGAAGCGGAACTCCTCGAGCAGTCCTGGGCGGACTGGGAGGAGGAGAACGGCATCGACATCGTGTACGAGGGCTCGCAGGAGTTCGAGGCGCAGATCGCGGTGCGTGCGCAGGGCGGCAACCCGCCGGATCTGGCCATCTTCCCGCAGCCCGGACTGCTCGCCGACATGGCGAGCCGGGGCTACCTGCTGGAGGCGCCGGAGGGCGTCGTGACGAACCTCCGCGAGAACTGGACCGAGGACTGGGAGCGCTACGCCTCCTATGACGGCACGGTGTACGGCGCGCCGCTGATGGCGAGCGTGAAGGGCTGGATCTGGTACCAGCCGTCCGTGTTCGAGGAGAACGGCTACGAGATCCCGACCGATTGGCAGGGCCTGCTGGATCTGACCGCGCAGATGCGCGAGGACACGGGAAGCGCCCCGTGGTGCGCGGGCTTCGGCTCGGACGCCGCGACGGGCTGGCCGGGCACCGACTGGATCGAGGACCTCGTGCTGCGCGCGTCGGGTCCGGACGTCTACGACCAGTGGGTCGCGAACGAGGTGCCCTTCACCGACCCGCAGATCAGGTCGGCCTTCGACGAGACCGCGAAGATCCTGCTCAACCCCGACTACGTGAACGCCGGCTTCGGCGACGTCGCGTCGATCGGCACGACGCCGTTCGGCGACGTCGCGAACGCGCTCGTGTCCGGTGACTGCATGCTGACCCACCAGGCGTCGTTCCTCGACGGCTTCATCGTGGACGCCGGCGGCGAGGTGAGCGAGGACGGCGACGTCTGGGCCTTCATGCTCCCGCCGTTCGAAGCCGGCGCCGAGGGCGAGGTCGTCACCGGCGGTGGCGAGATCGTCGGCGCATTCAGCGACGACGAGGCCGTGGTCAAGGTGCAGGAGTACCTCTCGAGCCCCGAGTGGGCGAACTCCCGCGTCTCCCTCGGCGGTGTGATCAGCGCGAACAAGGGTCTCGACCCGGCCAACGCGCAGAGCGCCATCCTGCAGGCCGCGATCGAGATCCTGCAGAGCGAGGAGACCACGTTCCGCTTCGACGGCTCCGACCTGATGCCGTCCGCGGTCGGCACCGGTTCGTTCTGGCAGGGCATGCGCGACTGGGTCAACGGGGCGTCCACAGACCAGGTGCTCGAGCAGATCGAGTCGGGCTGGCCGGCCGAGTAA